Genomic window (Caldinitratiruptor microaerophilus):
AGGGTTTCTTGAGCAAGGCCTTCAAGGTGATCGACAAGGCTGCCAGCAAGGGCGTCCTGCACCCCAACACGGCCGCGCGGAAGAAGTCGCGCCTTGCCCGGAGCCTGGCGAAGAGCCAGACGGCCTGACCGCCCGGTTCACCTCCGGTTCCGGCGACAAGTTCACACGAAGACGAAGGAGAACCCGGCGACGCACCGTTGCGGAGCGGGTTTTTCTCTTTTTCTTCTCGTGTTCGATCTCACCGCGCCGGGCGGGACGCCAGGGTGGCCCGGAGCAGTTCGCCGTACTGGCGCGCGACATCGGGCCACGCCGTCATCCGCCGGGCCAGCGCCTTCCGGCCGACCTCCTGGCGAAGGGCGGGGCTCGTCAGGAGGGCCTCGAGAGAGCGGGCCATCGACTCGGCATTCCCGAAGGTGACCAGGATCCCCGCCCCGCCGGCGAGGAAATCGACCGCCTCGCCGAACGGGGTGGACACCACCGGCTTGCCGAGCGCCAGCACCTGAGGCAGGAAGGCGGCGGCGCCGGTGGCCGTCCGCGGCGCCGGCAGCAGGACCACGTCGGCCAAAGCCAGGTGAGCCAGCAGCTCCTCCTCGGAGAGGTGCGTGCCCACGAGCAGCACGTTGCCCTCGAGTCCCAGCCGGCGGATCCACCACTGCAGGTGGTCCCGGTACGTTTCCCCCCGGGCGGCCCGTTCCCCGGGCTCGGTCCCGCCGATGACCACGTACAGCAGGTCCGGCTGCGCGGGGCGCACCAGGCGGATCGCCTCGAGGGCCAGCTCCAGCCCCTGCCCGGGACCCATCACGGTCGGGGTCAC
Coding sequences:
- a CDS encoding glycosyltransferase; its protein translation is MRVALVSAWRPRPCPVAAFSAALSAGLEETGICEQPVRVVAASRYPGEASYGSEVVAELCEGDPNSYREAAEVLNGLGVDAVLLQHEAGLYGAQDGYAILDFARRLEPPLVTVVHSVRPDPTPTQRHVLIRLARRSRRVVALSSRARGLLESVYAVPAHKTALIPRGVQGPPPPEVVARAREQIGAEGRPVVVTPTVMGPGQGLELALEAIRLVRPAQPDLLYVVIGGTEPGERAARGETYRDHLQWWIRRLGLEGNVLLVGTHLSEEELLAHLALADVVLLPAPRTATGAAAFLPQVLALGKPVVSTPFGEAVDFLAGGAGILVTFGNAESMARSLEALLTSPALRQEVGRKALARRMTAWPDVARQYGELLRATLASRPAR